One genomic region from Streptomyces venezuelae encodes:
- a CDS encoding non-ribosomal peptide synthetase, with product MPTHGRSTDVQDAGSEVRGPEGPQTLHELFRARGAERPSAIAVVCGDEAVTYAELDDRSDRLAARLAAAGAGPEQLVGIALHRSVDLVVAVLAVLKTGAGYLPLDPALPPRRLEYILSDALPVCTVTDSTLAKDRGEPGHGELVLVDVMATGGHPEGAPPAPARPSALPDHLAYVIYTSGSTGNPKAVAVTHRNVLRLFSTTHRTFGFGPDDVWTLFHSYAFDFSVWEIWGALLYGGRLVVVPADTTRSPAALLELLESEGVTVLNQTPSAFHELDREDRSPTATAIAPSLRLVIFGGERLDPALQADWFARHPDRPALVNMYGITETTVHVTHHVLGASEAVPGSPSTIGGPLDDLRVHLLDERLRPVPPGAVGELYVAGPGLARGYLRRPGLTASRFVAEPSGPAGSRMYRTGDLARRGPGGRLEYLGRADQQVKIRGFRIEPGEVEAALVTHPDITAAAVTVREDRPGDRRLVGYVVPADDRIRSSGRERRIDGWRSVFDDTYRDSAQRPFGSDFSGWNSAYDGQPIPVAEMEEWRRATVERIRALRPRRVLEIGVGSGLILSEVAPHCAAYWGTDLSREGIAALRHHVAGRPDLAGRVELAVGSADDTSGLPSGFFDTIVLNSVTQFFPDADYLADVLRRCADLLVPGGAVFVGDVRNLRLHRHLTTAAEVRRRGAGLPPERLRGAVDRVLRAEQDLLVAPEFFTALGQDVPGIAEVDVRLKRARHHNELSRYRYDVVLRTEGGDRSPAEAPELVLHWGRDVTGVDELATRITTGRPTRLRIRGVPNARLDEDLAVLREVYEGENDGSPGVDPEHVADIADALGYATAATWTTDAEDGRMDIVCVPAPASGVPPEVGEIRPEPSARQRNEPLGTYTNRPGTAFETAALSSELRTHLRRWLPDPLVPAAFVVLERLPLTTNGKVDRSSLPAPETRVGGGGGAEPRTREERVICQIMEDLLGITGIGTDQDFFLLGGHSLMATRLVGRIRAELGAELTVRQVFETPTAADLAAGLGAATRLRPLTAATVRPQAFPLSSAQRRLWFLYDMDRESPAYNVPFVFRLGGPGGPVDPAVLGLALGDLVERHEGLRTVFPEEGGVPRQVVLDPGAVALPVVAVRADELEAAMAVAAREPFDLVAGPVMRASLFETERGERVLLLVLHHIVCDGWSADVLARDLAQAYSARSVGVSPDWSPLPVTYRDYTLWHRELVGDATDPDSLHTRQLAYWAGQLRGVPPELALPTDRPRPLRASGRGGLVTFTWEPDLHARVVRLARQANATVFMVLHAAWAALLTRFGAGTDIVLGTPVAGRTDHSLDDLVGHFVNTLVLRTDTGGNPTFAGLLGRVRETDLAAYAHQDLPFADLVAALNPPRSPSHHPLFQVMLSLHRQSPDGWPVETELAGLGIARFDLSLGLTEKTDGDDTPAGITGVLEYAADLFTRETAARMVTGLERLLEAVCSDAALRIDEIALPSTDTASAGRDATHRTASEPADDASGATVHGFFEEQAARTPDATAVTGPDGTLTYRRLDERAHRLARLLTAKGAGPERVVALSLPRSAELVVALLATLKAGAAFLYVDPALPAARVRELLADSGAVLLVCGSDMRAVASGPPRLVLGDPGTEAALAAPPPDAGPAAPPDPRHPATVVYTSGSTGRPKGVVVTHQALAGLLRSHLCRRIPPTGPRERLTVAHTASFAFDASWDPLLWMFAGHRLLVFDGETVRDPAALVERIGSDRVDVLDTTPSHAYHLLSAGLLDAAHRPSIVVLGGEPLPESLRNTLTGAGLVVHDLYGPTESTVDAYAWRSGPGTPVEGEAVNGTVLQVLDASLRPAPPNTPGELYLSGPGLARGYLDRRGLTAQRFVADPSGPPGSRMYRTGDLARRAADGTLELLGRSDDQVKIRGFRVEPGEVEAVLGACPGVGQVVVVAVHDEDLGSRLVAYVTPADVDTDALRARLSTTLPPYLVPAAIVPLTRMPLTGNGKIDRAALPRPDRPRSTPSGSRTAREEVVCGIFADVLGLDRVDPEDDFFALGGHSLLATQVVSRISSALDDALSPTSLFQTPTPRALAAASGEQAARPRPRPLECSDPAPLPPAQFQLWFHNQLSGAAPTYNVPFVFRLGGPGGPVDPAVLGLALGDLVERHEGLRTVFPEEGGVPRQVVLDPGAVALPVVAVRADELEAAMAVAAREPFDLVAGPVMRASLFETERGERVLLLVLHHIVCDGWSADVLARDLAQAYSARSVGVSPDWSPLPVTYRDYTLWHRELVGDATDPDSLHTRQLAYWAGQLRGVPPELALPTDRPRPLRASGRGGLVTFTWEPDLHARVVRLARQANATVFMVLHAAWAALLTRFGAGTDIVLGTPVAGRTDHSLDDLVGHFVNTLVLRTDTGGNPTFAGLLGRVRETDLAAYAHQDLPFADLVAALNPPRSPSHHPLFQVMLSLRDAHQPTEPSLELARWEEAVHTGTAVYDLHIEVTAHRDPDGRPGALEGTLGYSTDLFDQGTAERIARAYEHLLASAVTDPSLTLSSLRSHPNEPRRRP from the coding sequence GTGCCGACGCACGGGCGGAGCACTGACGTGCAGGACGCCGGCAGCGAGGTCCGCGGCCCGGAGGGGCCGCAGACCCTGCACGAGCTCTTTCGGGCCAGGGGGGCTGAGCGGCCGTCGGCGATCGCCGTCGTCTGCGGCGACGAGGCAGTGACGTACGCGGAGCTGGACGACCGCTCGGACCGGCTTGCCGCGCGACTGGCCGCGGCCGGCGCCGGGCCCGAACAGCTCGTGGGGATAGCTCTGCACCGTTCGGTCGACCTCGTCGTGGCCGTCCTGGCCGTGCTGAAGACCGGGGCCGGATATCTGCCCCTCGACCCCGCACTGCCGCCCCGCAGGCTGGAGTACATCCTTTCCGACGCCCTGCCCGTGTGCACGGTGACCGACTCGACGCTCGCCAAGGACCGGGGCGAACCCGGCCACGGCGAGCTGGTCCTCGTCGACGTCATGGCCACGGGCGGCCACCCGGAGGGGGCGCCACCGGCCCCCGCGCGACCCTCCGCCCTGCCCGACCACCTCGCCTACGTCATCTACACCTCGGGATCCACCGGCAATCCCAAGGCGGTTGCCGTCACGCACCGCAACGTACTGCGCCTGTTCTCCACCACGCACCGGACCTTCGGCTTCGGGCCGGACGACGTGTGGACGCTGTTCCACTCCTACGCCTTCGACTTCTCCGTGTGGGAGATCTGGGGCGCCCTGCTGTACGGCGGCAGGCTCGTCGTCGTACCGGCGGACACCACACGGTCGCCCGCCGCACTGCTCGAACTCCTGGAATCCGAGGGCGTGACGGTCCTCAACCAGACACCTTCGGCGTTCCACGAACTCGACCGTGAGGACCGGTCCCCGACCGCGACGGCCATCGCCCCGTCCCTGCGTCTGGTCATCTTCGGCGGGGAGCGCCTCGACCCGGCCCTGCAGGCCGACTGGTTCGCCCGCCACCCCGACCGGCCCGCGCTCGTCAACATGTACGGGATCACCGAGACCACCGTCCACGTCACCCACCACGTCCTCGGCGCATCCGAGGCCGTCCCGGGTTCGCCCAGCACGATCGGCGGTCCGCTGGACGACCTGCGCGTGCACCTCCTGGACGAACGGCTTCGGCCGGTGCCGCCCGGTGCCGTGGGCGAGTTGTACGTCGCGGGGCCCGGCCTGGCCCGCGGCTACCTGCGCCGGCCGGGCCTGACGGCGTCCCGGTTCGTCGCCGAACCCTCCGGCCCGGCCGGCAGCCGCATGTACCGCACCGGCGACCTGGCCCGCCGAGGCCCCGGGGGCCGACTGGAGTACCTGGGCCGGGCCGATCAGCAGGTCAAGATCCGGGGCTTCCGGATCGAACCGGGCGAGGTCGAGGCCGCCCTCGTCACACACCCCGACATCACGGCGGCGGCGGTCACCGTCCGCGAGGACCGTCCGGGCGACCGGAGACTGGTCGGCTACGTCGTACCCGCCGACGACCGGATCCGCTCGTCCGGCAGGGAGCGGCGGATCGACGGCTGGCGGTCCGTCTTCGACGACACCTACCGGGACTCCGCGCAACGGCCCTTCGGCAGCGACTTCAGCGGCTGGAACAGCGCCTACGACGGACAGCCGATCCCCGTGGCGGAGATGGAGGAGTGGCGGCGGGCCACGGTCGAGCGCATCCGGGCCCTGCGGCCTCGGCGGGTGCTGGAGATCGGAGTCGGCAGCGGGCTGATCCTCTCCGAGGTCGCCCCGCACTGTGCCGCGTACTGGGGCACGGACCTGTCGCGGGAGGGCATCGCCGCACTGCGGCACCACGTGGCAGGCCGGCCGGATCTGGCCGGCCGGGTGGAACTGGCGGTCGGGTCCGCCGACGACACCTCCGGGCTGCCGTCCGGCTTCTTCGACACGATCGTCCTCAACTCGGTGACGCAGTTCTTCCCCGACGCCGACTATCTGGCCGACGTGCTGCGGCGCTGTGCCGACCTTCTGGTGCCGGGCGGTGCCGTGTTCGTGGGAGACGTACGCAATCTGCGGCTGCACCGGCACCTGACGACCGCCGCCGAGGTCCGCCGCCGAGGTGCCGGGCTTCCGCCGGAACGCCTGCGCGGAGCCGTGGATCGCGTCCTGCGGGCCGAGCAGGATCTGCTCGTCGCACCCGAGTTCTTCACCGCGCTGGGGCAGGACGTCCCCGGCATCGCCGAGGTGGACGTACGGCTCAAGCGTGCCCGCCACCACAACGAACTCAGCCGCTACCGCTACGACGTCGTGCTGCGCACGGAAGGCGGCGACCGGAGCCCCGCGGAGGCCCCGGAACTCGTGCTGCACTGGGGGCGGGACGTCACGGGCGTGGACGAACTGGCGACCAGGATCACGACCGGGCGGCCCACCCGGCTGCGGATCCGCGGTGTCCCCAACGCCCGTCTCGACGAGGACCTCGCCGTCCTGAGGGAGGTGTACGAGGGGGAGAACGACGGATCACCGGGCGTGGACCCCGAGCATGTCGCGGACATCGCCGACGCCCTCGGCTACGCCACGGCAGCCACCTGGACGACCGACGCCGAGGACGGCCGGATGGACATCGTCTGTGTCCCGGCCCCGGCCTCGGGCGTGCCACCAGAGGTCGGCGAGATCCGGCCCGAGCCGTCGGCCCGACAGCGGAACGAGCCCCTCGGGACGTACACCAACCGGCCGGGAACCGCGTTCGAGACGGCGGCGCTGTCGTCCGAACTGCGGACCCATCTGCGCCGCTGGCTGCCCGACCCCCTGGTGCCCGCCGCGTTCGTGGTCCTGGAACGCCTCCCGCTGACCACGAACGGCAAGGTCGACCGGTCCTCGCTGCCGGCTCCGGAGACCCGTGTGGGGGGAGGAGGCGGTGCCGAGCCGCGCACCCGCGAGGAGCGTGTGATCTGCCAGATCATGGAGGATCTGCTGGGCATCACGGGGATAGGCACCGACCAGGACTTCTTCCTGCTCGGCGGCCACTCCCTCATGGCCACACGGCTGGTCGGCCGCATCCGCGCCGAACTCGGGGCCGAGCTGACGGTGCGGCAGGTCTTCGAGACCCCCACCGCGGCGGACCTTGCCGCAGGACTCGGCGCGGCCACCCGTCTACGGCCGCTGACGGCGGCCACCGTCCGGCCTCAGGCGTTCCCGTTGTCCTCCGCACAGCGCAGGCTGTGGTTCCTGTACGACATGGACCGCGAGTCCCCTGCCTACAACGTGCCGTTCGTGTTTCGGCTGGGCGGGCCGGGCGGGCCGGTTGATCCGGCTGTTCTGGGGTTGGCTTTGGGTGACCTGGTGGAGCGGCACGAGGGTTTGCGGACTGTGTTTCCTGAAGAGGGGGGTGTGCCGCGGCAGGTGGTGCTGGATCCGGGTGCGGTGGCGTTGCCGGTGGTGGCGGTTCGCGCGGATGAGTTGGAGGCCGCCATGGCGGTGGCTGCTCGTGAGCCGTTCGATCTGGTGGCGGGGCCGGTGATGCGTGCCTCGCTGTTCGAGACCGAGCGGGGCGAGCGGGTGCTGCTGCTCGTGCTGCATCACATTGTGTGTGATGGTTGGTCGGCGGATGTGCTCGCGCGCGATCTGGCTCAGGCCTATTCGGCGCGGAGTGTCGGTGTGTCCCCGGATTGGTCGCCCTTGCCGGTGACTTACCGTGACTACACGCTGTGGCACCGCGAGCTTGTGGGTGACGCCACCGATCCCGACAGCCTCCACACTCGTCAACTCGCCTACTGGGCCGGGCAGCTTCGGGGGGTCCCGCCGGAGTTGGCCCTGCCGACCGACCGGCCTCGCCCGCTGCGTGCGTCGGGCCGTGGCGGTCTTGTCACCTTCACCTGGGAACCTGACCTGCATGCCCGGGTGGTGCGCCTCGCGCGGCAGGCCAACGCGACCGTCTTCATGGTCCTGCACGCGGCGTGGGCTGCCCTGCTCACGCGGTTCGGCGCTGGCACGGACATCGTGCTCGGCACACCCGTCGCCGGGCGTACGGACCACAGCCTCGATGACCTCGTGGGCCATTTCGTCAACACCCTCGTGCTGCGCACGGACACGGGTGGCAATCCCACCTTCGCTGGCCTGCTCGGCCGGGTGCGTGAGACGGATCTTGCCGCGTACGCCCACCAGGACCTGCCCTTCGCCGACCTCGTCGCCGCGCTCAACCCGCCCCGCAGCCCCTCCCACCACCCCCTCTTCCAAGTCATGCTCTCCCTCCACCGGCAGAGCCCGGACGGCTGGCCCGTGGAGACCGAACTGGCTGGGCTCGGTATCGCCCGGTTCGACCTGTCGCTCGGGCTGACCGAGAAGACCGACGGCGACGACACCCCCGCCGGGATCACCGGTGTCCTGGAGTACGCCGCGGACCTGTTCACCCGGGAGACCGCCGCGCGGATGGTGACGGGCCTCGAGCGGTTGCTGGAGGCCGTCTGCTCCGACGCCGCCCTGCGCATCGACGAGATAGCTCTGCCGAGCACGGACACGGCTTCGGCTGGTCGCGACGCCACGCACCGCACCGCATCCGAGCCGGCGGACGACGCTTCCGGCGCCACCGTCCATGGCTTCTTCGAGGAACAGGCGGCCCGGACCCCCGACGCGACAGCCGTCACCGGACCCGACGGCACGCTCACGTACCGAAGGCTCGATGAACGGGCGCACCGGCTGGCCCGGTTGCTGACGGCGAAGGGCGCCGGACCCGAGCGAGTGGTCGCCCTGTCTCTGCCGCGCTCGGCCGAACTGGTCGTCGCCCTGCTGGCGACGCTGAAGGCGGGAGCGGCGTTCCTCTACGTCGATCCCGCGCTGCCCGCGGCCCGGGTCCGCGAGTTGCTGGCCGACAGCGGCGCTGTGCTGCTGGTGTGCGGGTCGGACATGCGGGCCGTGGCCTCCGGCCCGCCTCGGCTCGTCCTGGGCGATCCCGGGACGGAGGCCGCGCTCGCGGCCCCGCCGCCGGACGCCGGCCCGGCCGCTCCGCCCGACCCGCGCCACCCGGCCACGGTCGTCTACACCTCGGGGTCTACCGGCCGGCCCAAGGGCGTCGTCGTCACCCACCAGGCCCTGGCCGGGCTCCTGCGCAGCCACCTGTGCCGGCGTATCCCGCCCACAGGACCCAGGGAACGGCTGACCGTCGCGCACACCGCCTCGTTCGCCTTCGACGCGTCCTGGGATCCGCTGCTGTGGATGTTCGCGGGCCATCGGCTGCTGGTGTTCGACGGCGAGACCGTGCGCGACCCGGCCGCGCTGGTGGAGCGCATCGGTTCCGACCGGGTCGACGTCCTGGACACGACCCCGTCGCACGCCTATCACCTGCTGTCGGCCGGGCTGCTGGACGCCGCGCACCGGCCGTCGATCGTGGTCCTGGGCGGCGAGCCGCTGCCCGAGTCGCTCCGGAACACGCTGACCGGGGCGGGTCTCGTCGTGCACGACCTGTACGGGCCCACCGAGAGCACGGTCGACGCGTACGCCTGGCGTTCGGGCCCGGGTACCCCGGTCGAGGGCGAGGCGGTGAACGGCACCGTGCTGCAGGTCCTGGACGCGAGCCTGCGTCCGGCGCCGCCGAACACTCCCGGTGAGCTGTACCTGTCCGGCCCCGGCCTGGCCCGTGGCTATCTGGACCGGCGCGGACTGACCGCCCAGCGGTTCGTGGCCGATCCGTCGGGCCCTCCGGGCTCCCGTATGTACCGGACCGGGGACCTGGCCCGGCGAGCGGCGGACGGCACCCTGGAGTTGCTGGGCCGAAGCGACGACCAGGTGAAGATCCGGGGCTTCCGGGTCGAGCCGGGCGAGGTCGAAGCCGTCCTCGGGGCGTGCCCGGGCGTCGGTCAGGTGGTGGTCGTCGCCGTACATGACGAGGACCTCGGCTCACGTCTGGTGGCGTACGTCACGCCGGCCGATGTCGACACCGACGCCTTGCGGGCGCGTCTGTCCACCACCCTGCCGCCCTATCTGGTGCCGGCCGCCATCGTCCCCCTGACGCGGATGCCGTTGACCGGCAACGGCAAGATCGACCGGGCGGCCCTGCCTCGGCCCGACCGTCCCCGCTCCACGCCGTCCGGGTCCCGCACGGCACGGGAGGAGGTCGTGTGCGGCATCTTCGCCGACGTCCTCGGGCTGGACCGGGTGGATCCCGAGGACGACTTCTTCGCCCTGGGCGGGCACTCGCTGCTTGCGACACAGGTGGTCAGCCGCATCTCCTCAGCACTCGACGACGCCCTGTCCCCGACGTCGCTGTTCCAGACACCGACGCCGCGTGCGCTGGCCGCCGCCTCCGGCGAACAGGCTGCACGGCCGCGACCACGACCGCTGGAGTGCTCCGATCCTGCCCCGCTGCCTCCTGCCCAGTTCCAGCTGTGGTTCCACAACCAGCTGAGCGGGGCTGCCCCCACCTATAACGTGCCGTTCGTGTTTCGGCTGGGCGGGCCGGGCGGGCCGGTTGATCCGGCTGTTCTGGGGTTGGCTTTGGGTGACCTGGTGGAGCGGCACGAGGGTTTGCGGACTGTGTTTCCTGAAGAGGGGGGTGTGCCGCGGCAGGTGGTGCTGGATCCGGGTGCGGTGGCGTTGCCGGTGGTGGCGGTTCGCGCGGATGAGTTGGAGGCCGCCATGGCGGTGGCTGCTCGTGAGCCGTTCGATCTGGTGGCGGGGCCGGTGATGCGTGCCTCGCTGTTCGAGACCGAGCGGGGCGAGCGGGTGCTGCTGCTCGTGCTGCATCACATTGTGTGTGATGGTTGGTCGGCGGATGTGCTCGCGCGCGATCTGGCTCAGGCCTATTCGGCGCGGAGTGTCGGTGTGTCCCCGGATTGGTCGCCCTTGCCGGTGACTTACCGTGACTACACGCTGTGGCACCGCGAGCTTGTGGGTGACGCCACCGATCCCGACAGCCTCCACACTCGTCAACTCGCCTACTGGGCCGGGCAGCTTCGGGGGGTCCCGCCGGAGTTGGCCCTGCCGACCGACCGGCCTCGCCCGCTGCGTGCGTCGGGCCGTGGCGGTCTTGTCACCTTCACCTGGGAACCTGACCTGCATGCCCGGGTGGTGCGCCTCGCGCGGCAGGCCAACGCGACCGTCTTCATGGTCCTGCACGCGGCGTGGGCTGCCCTGCTCACGCGGTTCGGCGCTGGCACGGACATCGTGCTCGGCACACCCGTCGCCGGGCGTACGGACCACAGCCTCGATGACCTCGTGGGCCATTTCGTCAACACCCTCGTGCTGCGCACGGACACGGGTGGCAATCCCACCTTCGCTGGCCTGCTCGGCCGGGTGCGTGAGACGGATCTTGCCGCGTACGCCCACCAGGACCTGCCCTTCGCCGACCTCGTCGCCGCGCTCAACCCGCCCCGCAGCCCCTCCCACCACCCCCTCTTCCAAGTCATGCTCTCCCTCCGGGACGCCCACCAGCCGACCGAACCGTCCTTGGAACTGGCCAGGTGGGAAGAGGCCGTGCACACCGGGACGGCTGTCTACGACCTGCACATCGAGGTCACCGCGCACCGCGACCCGGACGGCCGGCCCGGGGCCTTGGAAGGGACCCTCGGGTACAGCACCGACCTGTTCGACCAAGGGACGGCCGAACGGATCGCCCGCGCGTACGAGCACCTGCTCGCGTCGGCCGTCACCGACCCATCCCTGACACTGAGCTCCCTGAGATCACATCCGAACGAACCGAGGAGGCGTCCATGA